One window from the genome of Streptomyces sp. NBC_01476 encodes:
- a CDS encoding discoidin domain-containing protein, with amino-acid sequence MPKQSHPSRRTVVATGSTLLAGFGLGVALPGSSFAAEPKKGPGKPTSPGELAAYRPIQVSSTDYAATPGEFAVDKLGSVGVKGSGWRAAAGDPQWISVDLQADCEVDSVRLTFEATVNDPPFVPSTSGNPWDSTTGKEILSSCAVDFVVETSRDQRSWTSVYRTTSGTGGVVDITLDKPVTARWVRLTVRKRSNTNPLGLNGFEVYGTARGHRPDATGWTDWGTHHHTAPDLKTAADGTVPLESGWTLTMDDWAGGEGADLSKPTVDTSGWLPATVPGTVLTSLVDQGKLPDPVTGMNNLHIPEALSRHSWWYKRDFRLPHGLATGSGRHIWLEFDGVNHQADIWLNGQQVGGLTYPFARSAHDITKLLTGGEQALAVKITPMPIPGTPGDKGPEGLSFVDAGANIMNLNSPTYLAASGWDWMPAVRDRVSGIWNHVRLRSTGHAVIGDPRVDTSLPKLPDTSSAELTIVVPVRNADTADHKVTVSAAFDAVQVSQTVTVPAGTSVEVTFAPDAYTKLKLRNPRLWWPNGYGSPDLHDLTLTATVDGRQSDRRETRFGIRQFGYEYDTPLPFTSGSDAYTQSVDLGARQAQYVRIKCLTRATGWGSSLWTLSVFDSSAPDTDLALHKTATASSTDESDHGPENATDGNPDTRWSSSFDDDQYIQVDLGAPVSFDRVDLTWEQAYAQTYIVQVSADGSAWTDAKAVDNTAVPLPFNSGDASLQTEDFTARTARYVRINGGARATSWGNSLWSLAVIDSSLPSTDLALHKTVSASTEDPSNPAKNATDGNPGSRWSSEYLDNQWIQVDLGSAQTFDRVVIVWEAAFPKTYTIQVSDDGKSWTDVKSVDNTPVPLKISVNGVRVFARGGNWGWDELLRRMPLERMDAAVRMHRDMNFTMIRNWVASSNREEFFAKCDEHGLLVWNDFPNAWGMDPPDHQAYNDIAADTVLRYRIHPSVVVWCGANEGNPPAAIDNGMRTAVQSQAPGILYQNNSAGGIITGGGPYGWVEPSRYYDPTTFGSGSFGFHTEIGMPVVSTAESMRNLVGDEPEWPVGGAWYYHDWSTRGNQAPQNYQAAIEARLDSATGLDDFARKAQFVNYENTRAMFEAWNANLWDDASGLMLWMSHPAWHSTVWQTYDYDFDVNGTYYGARKACEAVHVQADPDNWQVIAVNHTPQALRGVTVTARAYDLNGKQLGATRQQKLDVASSDTTQAFTAGWTNGLPDFHLLRLSLADSRGHVLSENTYWRYRDTAAMKALNKARQVKVAASAGRVTRSGERSALTATVTNRGSAVAAMVRLSLLDERSGERVLPTLYGDNYLWLLPGESRSVTLSWPTGALRSGRPALRVEGYNVPRTVARG; translated from the coding sequence ATGCCAAAACAGTCTCACCCCTCACGTCGAACGGTCGTCGCCACCGGTTCGACCCTGCTCGCCGGCTTCGGGCTGGGGGTCGCGCTCCCGGGGAGCAGCTTCGCGGCCGAGCCCAAGAAAGGGCCGGGCAAGCCGACTTCACCCGGCGAGCTGGCCGCGTACCGGCCGATCCAGGTCTCCTCCACGGACTACGCGGCCACCCCCGGTGAGTTCGCCGTGGACAAGCTCGGCTCGGTCGGGGTGAAGGGCTCCGGGTGGCGGGCCGCCGCCGGCGACCCGCAGTGGATCTCGGTCGACCTGCAGGCCGACTGCGAGGTCGACTCCGTCCGCCTCACCTTCGAAGCCACCGTCAACGACCCGCCCTTCGTCCCCTCCACCAGCGGCAACCCCTGGGACAGCACCACCGGCAAGGAGATCCTCTCCAGCTGCGCGGTGGACTTCGTCGTCGAGACCTCCCGCGACCAGCGCTCCTGGACCAGCGTGTACCGGACCACCTCAGGCACCGGCGGCGTCGTCGACATCACGCTCGACAAGCCGGTCACCGCCCGCTGGGTCCGGCTGACCGTCCGCAAGCGGTCGAACACCAACCCGCTGGGCCTCAACGGCTTCGAGGTCTACGGCACCGCCCGCGGCCACCGCCCGGACGCCACCGGCTGGACCGACTGGGGCACGCACCACCACACCGCCCCGGACCTCAAGACCGCCGCCGACGGCACCGTGCCGCTGGAGTCCGGCTGGACGCTGACCATGGACGACTGGGCGGGCGGCGAGGGCGCCGACCTGTCCAAGCCCACCGTGGACACCAGCGGCTGGCTCCCCGCGACCGTCCCCGGCACCGTACTGACCTCACTGGTGGACCAGGGCAAGCTGCCCGACCCGGTCACCGGAATGAACAACCTGCACATACCGGAGGCGCTGTCGCGCCACTCCTGGTGGTACAAGCGGGACTTCCGCCTGCCGCACGGCCTCGCCACCGGTTCCGGCCGCCACATCTGGCTGGAGTTCGACGGGGTCAACCACCAGGCCGACATCTGGCTCAACGGTCAGCAGGTCGGCGGTCTGACCTACCCCTTCGCCCGCTCCGCGCACGACATCACCAAGCTGCTGACCGGCGGCGAGCAGGCGCTCGCGGTGAAGATCACCCCGATGCCGATCCCCGGCACCCCCGGCGACAAGGGCCCCGAGGGCCTGTCGTTCGTCGACGCCGGCGCCAACATCATGAACCTCAACTCGCCCACGTACCTTGCCGCTTCCGGCTGGGACTGGATGCCCGCGGTGCGCGACCGCGTCTCCGGCATCTGGAACCACGTGCGGCTGCGCTCCACCGGCCACGCGGTGATCGGCGACCCCCGGGTGGACACCAGCCTCCCGAAGCTGCCGGACACCAGCAGCGCCGAGCTGACCATCGTGGTGCCGGTGCGCAACGCGGACACCGCCGACCACAAGGTCACCGTCTCCGCCGCCTTCGACGCGGTGCAGGTCTCGCAGACCGTCACCGTGCCGGCCGGCACCAGCGTCGAGGTGACCTTCGCCCCGGACGCGTACACCAAGCTCAAGCTCCGCAACCCCAGGCTGTGGTGGCCCAACGGCTACGGCAGCCCGGACCTGCACGACCTGACGCTGACCGCCACGGTGGACGGACGGCAGAGCGACCGGCGCGAAACCCGGTTCGGCATCCGCCAGTTCGGCTACGAGTACGACACCCCGCTGCCGTTCACCAGCGGCAGCGACGCGTACACCCAGTCGGTGGACCTGGGCGCGCGGCAGGCGCAGTACGTGCGGATCAAGTGCCTCACCAGGGCGACCGGGTGGGGGTCCTCGCTGTGGACCCTGTCGGTCTTCGACAGCTCGGCGCCCGACACCGACCTGGCTCTGCACAAGACGGCGACCGCCTCTTCCACCGACGAGTCCGACCACGGGCCGGAGAACGCCACCGACGGCAACCCGGACACCCGGTGGTCCTCGTCCTTCGACGACGACCAGTACATCCAGGTGGACCTGGGCGCGCCGGTCTCCTTCGACCGGGTCGACCTCACCTGGGAGCAGGCGTACGCGCAGACGTACATCGTCCAGGTCTCGGCCGACGGTTCGGCCTGGACCGATGCGAAGGCGGTCGACAACACCGCGGTCCCGCTGCCCTTCAACAGCGGCGACGCCAGCTTGCAGACCGAGGACTTCACCGCCCGGACCGCGCGCTATGTGCGGATCAACGGCGGCGCCCGGGCGACCAGTTGGGGTAACTCGCTGTGGAGCCTCGCGGTGATCGACAGCTCCTTGCCCAGCACCGACCTGGCGCTGCACAAGACGGTCAGCGCCTCCACCGAGGACCCGTCGAACCCGGCGAAGAACGCCACCGACGGCAACCCGGGCTCGCGCTGGTCCTCGGAGTACCTGGACAACCAGTGGATCCAGGTCGACCTGGGCTCCGCCCAGACCTTCGACCGGGTCGTCATCGTGTGGGAGGCGGCGTTCCCGAAGACGTACACCATCCAGGTCTCCGACGACGGGAAGAGCTGGACCGACGTGAAGAGCGTCGACAACACGCCGGTCCCGCTGAAGATCAGCGTCAACGGCGTGCGGGTCTTCGCCCGCGGCGGCAACTGGGGCTGGGACGAACTGCTGCGCCGGATGCCGCTGGAGCGGATGGACGCGGCGGTGCGGATGCACCGCGACATGAACTTCACGATGATCCGCAACTGGGTGGCCTCCAGCAACCGTGAGGAGTTCTTCGCCAAGTGCGACGAGCACGGTCTGCTGGTGTGGAACGACTTCCCCAACGCGTGGGGCATGGACCCGCCGGACCACCAGGCGTACAACGACATCGCCGCGGACACCGTGCTGCGCTACCGCATCCACCCGAGCGTCGTGGTCTGGTGCGGCGCCAACGAGGGCAATCCGCCGGCCGCCATCGACAACGGCATGCGCACCGCCGTGCAGTCGCAGGCCCCCGGCATCCTCTACCAGAACAACTCGGCCGGCGGCATCATCACCGGCGGTGGCCCGTACGGCTGGGTCGAGCCGTCCCGTTACTACGACCCGACCACCTTCGGCAGCGGCAGCTTCGGCTTCCACACCGAGATCGGCATGCCGGTGGTCTCGACCGCCGAGAGCATGCGCAACCTCGTCGGCGACGAACCGGAGTGGCCGGTCGGCGGGGCCTGGTACTACCACGACTGGAGCACCAGGGGGAATCAGGCGCCGCAGAACTACCAGGCCGCCATCGAGGCCCGGCTGGACAGCGCCACCGGGCTCGACGACTTCGCCCGCAAGGCGCAGTTCGTCAACTACGAGAACACCCGGGCGATGTTCGAGGCGTGGAACGCCAACCTCTGGGACGACGCCAGCGGTCTGATGCTGTGGATGTCCCACCCGGCGTGGCACAGCACGGTCTGGCAGACGTACGACTACGACTTCGACGTCAACGGCACCTATTACGGGGCCCGCAAGGCGTGCGAGGCCGTGCACGTCCAGGCCGACCCGGACAACTGGCAGGTCATCGCGGTCAACCACACCCCGCAGGCGCTTCGGGGCGTCACCGTGACCGCGCGGGCGTACGACCTGAACGGCAAGCAGCTCGGCGCCACCCGGCAGCAGAAGCTCGACGTCGCCTCCTCGGACACCACGCAGGCGTTCACCGCCGGCTGGACGAACGGCCTGCCGGACTTCCACCTGCTGCGGCTGAGCCTGGCCGACAGCCGGGGACATGTCCTGTCGGAGAACACCTACTGGCGCTACCGCGACACGGCGGCCATGAAGGCGCTCAACAAGGCCAGGCAGGTGAAGGTCGCGGCCTCCGCCGGCCGGGTGACCCGGTCGGGTGAGCGCAGCGCTCTGACGGCAACGGTCACCAACCGGGGCTCGGCGGTCGCGGCGATGGTCCGGCTGTCGCTGCTGGACGAGCGCAGCGGCGAGAGGGTGCTGCCGACGCTGTACGGCGACAACTACCTCTGGCTGCTGCCGGGCGAGTCCCGGTCCGTCACGCTCTCCTGGCCCACCGGCGCGCTGCGTTCGGGCCGGCCCGCCCTGCGGGTCGAGGGGTACAACGTGCCGCGTACCGTGGCACGGGGCTGA
- a CDS encoding alginate lyase family protein: MHFGIIPRVLGLSAALGGVVAAVLMAPASASPAPAPAPAPVKAAAAAAVAPSPAVFTHPGVNLNTAQLDFVRSKVQAAAQPWKAAYDQMMASSYASLSRTPKPRATVECGPTSNPNYGCTDEREDAIAAYTDALAWYINRDDRYAQKSIQLMDAWSATIQNHTNDNAPLQTGWAGSSWPKAAEIIKTVHGNWANSGRFATMLRTVYLPLVVNGSNRTGNWDLTMLEAAVSISVFLDDHASYDTAIGHYLERVPAFVYLSSDGALPKTVPSQHLTTRDQIVSFWFGASTFTTGITQETCRDFTHTGYGISSISHVLETARIQGQDLYPQVGERLRQALGFQSKYELGATVPSSVCGGTVKRGLGPITEVGFNYLNTLHGVAMTNTQALTEQQRPAGSNNLFVAWETLTNAQNPN, from the coding sequence ATGCATTTCGGAATCATCCCGAGGGTCCTCGGACTCTCCGCCGCGCTGGGCGGTGTGGTGGCCGCGGTACTGATGGCGCCCGCCTCCGCCAGTCCCGCCCCGGCGCCCGCACCCGCGCCCGTCAAAGCCGCCGCGGCCGCCGCCGTCGCCCCCTCACCCGCCGTCTTCACCCACCCCGGGGTGAACCTCAACACCGCCCAGCTCGACTTCGTCCGCAGCAAGGTCCAGGCGGCAGCGCAGCCGTGGAAGGCCGCGTACGACCAGATGATGGCCAGCTCGTACGCCTCCTTGTCCCGTACCCCCAAACCGCGCGCCACCGTCGAGTGCGGGCCCACCTCCAACCCCAACTACGGGTGCACCGACGAGCGGGAGGACGCCATAGCGGCGTACACCGACGCGCTGGCCTGGTACATCAACCGTGACGACCGCTACGCCCAGAAGTCGATCCAGCTGATGGACGCCTGGTCCGCCACGATCCAGAACCACACCAACGACAACGCGCCGCTGCAGACCGGCTGGGCCGGCTCCTCGTGGCCCAAGGCCGCCGAGATCATCAAGACCGTGCACGGCAACTGGGCCAACAGCGGCCGGTTCGCCACCATGCTGCGCACCGTCTACCTGCCGCTGGTCGTCAACGGCTCGAACCGCACCGGCAACTGGGACCTGACGATGCTGGAGGCGGCGGTCAGCATCTCCGTCTTCCTCGACGACCACGCCAGCTACGACACCGCCATCGGGCACTACCTGGAGCGCGTGCCGGCCTTCGTCTACCTGTCGTCCGACGGCGCGCTGCCCAAGACCGTGCCCAGCCAGCACCTCACCACCCGCGACCAGATCGTCAGCTTCTGGTTCGGAGCGAGCACCTTCACCACCGGCATCACCCAGGAGACCTGCCGGGACTTCACCCACACCGGTTACGGCATCTCGTCCATCTCGCACGTCCTGGAGACCGCCCGCATCCAGGGCCAGGACCTCTACCCCCAGGTCGGTGAGCGGCTGCGGCAGGCGCTGGGCTTCCAGTCCAAGTACGAACTCGGCGCGACCGTGCCGTCCAGCGTGTGCGGCGGCACCGTCAAACGCGGCCTCGGGCCCATCACCGAGGTCGGCTTCAACTACCTCAACACGCTGCACGGCGTCGCCATGACCAACACCCAGGCGCTCACCGAGCAGCAGCGGCCCGCCGGGTCGAACAACCTCTTCGTGGCCTGGGAGACCCTCACCAACGCCCAGAACCCGAACTGA
- a CDS encoding AraC family transcriptional regulator — protein MERVLDPLSDVFAALSVRTGSLSGLDAAGPWALRFGVHEHIKIGALLSGSARLGADGGPTVRLAAGDCFLLAAQDHFEMSSDEPGVPMADGDQVFGASTTRIVRLDEAGAATGQERTLVIGGSVHFLDATVARLLDGLPPVTAIRAGTGPARAIQPLLRLCLDEVDATRLGTPVMIGRLTEMLFIQAMRALVEQDPEGTPLRGWLGALADGQVGAALLLMHRAPEHRWTVAALGGAVGMSRAGFAARFKQLVGLPPLEYLQRWRVLTAGRELLAGDRTVASVATEWGYSSEAAFSAAFKRITGVSPGRYRADPLAAAPPLRRAGGHSASFLPHPPLDPPHPPQTMPQVP, from the coding sequence ATGGAACGAGTGCTGGACCCGCTGTCGGACGTGTTCGCGGCGCTGAGCGTCCGCACCGGATCCCTGTCCGGGCTCGACGCGGCCGGCCCCTGGGCGCTGCGGTTCGGCGTGCACGAGCACATCAAGATCGGCGCCCTGCTCAGTGGCTCCGCCCGGCTGGGCGCGGACGGCGGCCCCACCGTACGGCTGGCAGCCGGCGACTGCTTCCTGCTCGCCGCACAGGACCACTTCGAGATGTCCAGCGACGAGCCGGGCGTCCCGATGGCCGACGGGGACCAGGTCTTCGGCGCCTCCACGACCCGGATCGTCCGGCTGGACGAGGCCGGGGCGGCCACCGGGCAGGAGCGCACCCTGGTCATCGGCGGCAGCGTCCACTTCCTGGACGCCACCGTGGCCCGGCTGCTCGACGGACTGCCGCCGGTCACCGCGATCCGGGCCGGCACCGGCCCGGCCCGGGCCATCCAGCCGCTGCTGCGGCTCTGCCTCGACGAGGTGGACGCGACCCGGCTCGGCACCCCGGTGATGATCGGACGGCTCACCGAGATGCTCTTCATCCAGGCGATGCGCGCCCTGGTCGAGCAGGACCCGGAGGGAACACCGCTGCGCGGCTGGCTGGGCGCCCTGGCCGACGGGCAGGTCGGCGCCGCCCTGCTGCTGATGCACCGCGCCCCGGAGCACCGCTGGACGGTCGCCGCGCTCGGCGGCGCGGTCGGGATGTCCCGGGCCGGCTTCGCCGCCCGGTTCAAGCAGCTGGTCGGGCTGCCGCCGCTGGAGTACCTGCAGCGCTGGCGGGTGCTGACGGCCGGCCGCGAGCTGCTGGCCGGCGACCGCACGGTGGCGTCGGTGGCCACCGAGTGGGGCTACTCCTCGGAGGCGGCGTTCAGTGCGGCCTTCAAGCGGATCACCGGGGTGTCGCCCGGCCGCTACCGCGCCGATCCGCTGGCGGCGGCGCCCCCGCTGCGCAGGGCCGGCGGCCACTCCGCGTCCTTCCTGCCGCATCCGCCGCTCGACCCGCCCCACCCGCCCCAGACGATGCCGCAAGTTCCGTAG
- a CDS encoding aldo/keto reductase produces the protein MQYDQLGATGAFVSRIALGTMTFGGAGTPPWNVIGGLDEKAADEIVGIALDGGVNLVDTADMYAGGECEEILGRVLGPRRRDVVLATKLFVRMGKGPNQVGLSRLWVTQALEDSLRRLRTDHIDLYQIHSFDPLTPVEETLGALDDAVRQGKIRYIGASNLAAWQMAKYLGASDLGGLSRFVSQQVYYSLAGRDIEREILPLAVDRKLATLVYSPLAGGFLTGKFDRDGSSDEQSRRAQANNPPVDPDRAYDIVDALRAVAERHGVGVPRVAIAWVLAQPGVTSAIVGARRPGQLTETLAAADLELTAEDLRELDEAGALPPSYPGYVQSAPSNRLPLQG, from the coding sequence ATGCAGTACGACCAGCTCGGCGCCACCGGTGCCTTCGTCTCGCGGATCGCGCTGGGCACGATGACGTTCGGCGGGGCCGGCACGCCCCCGTGGAACGTCATCGGCGGCCTGGACGAGAAAGCCGCCGACGAGATCGTGGGCATCGCCCTCGACGGCGGCGTCAACCTGGTGGACACCGCCGACATGTACGCCGGCGGCGAGTGCGAGGAGATCCTCGGCCGGGTGCTCGGGCCGCGCCGCCGGGACGTGGTCCTGGCCACCAAGCTCTTCGTCCGGATGGGCAAGGGACCCAACCAGGTCGGGCTCTCCCGGCTGTGGGTCACCCAGGCGCTGGAGGACAGCCTGCGGCGGCTGCGCACCGACCACATCGACCTGTACCAGATCCACAGCTTCGACCCGCTGACCCCGGTCGAGGAGACGCTCGGCGCCCTCGACGACGCGGTCCGGCAGGGCAAGATCCGCTACATCGGCGCGTCCAACCTGGCGGCCTGGCAGATGGCGAAGTACCTCGGCGCCTCCGACCTCGGCGGGCTGAGCCGCTTCGTGTCCCAGCAGGTCTACTACTCGCTGGCCGGCCGCGACATCGAGCGGGAGATCCTGCCGCTGGCGGTCGACCGCAAGCTGGCCACGCTCGTCTACAGCCCGCTGGCCGGCGGTTTCCTCACCGGCAAGTTCGACCGCGACGGCAGCAGCGACGAGCAGTCCCGCCGCGCCCAGGCGAACAACCCGCCGGTCGACCCGGACCGCGCCTACGACATCGTCGACGCGCTGCGTGCGGTCGCCGAACGGCACGGCGTGGGCGTCCCCCGGGTGGCCATCGCCTGGGTGCTCGCCCAGCCCGGTGTCACCAGCGCGATCGTCGGCGCCCGCCGCCCGGGGCAGCTCACCGAGACGCTGGCCGCCGCCGACCTGGAGCTCACCGCGGAGGACCTCAGGGAGCTCGACGAGGCCGGCGCCCTGCCTCCCTCCTACCCCGGCTATGTGCAGAGCGCGCCCAGCAACCGCCTCCCGCTCCAGGGCTGA